In Methanofastidiosum sp., the DNA window GATGATAATCTAGAGTACTTCGCACACCTTGTTGACTATATAAGAAATCCTCTTGCAATAATGAGCGGATTTACCCAAGTTGAAGTTGAAAATGAAAAAACTAGAGATAGATTTTTGAGGCAGATAGACAGGATTGAAGAACTGATAAAGCAGCTTGATCAAGGTTGGATGGATACTGAAGCCACAAGGAAATTTTTAAGGAGATATCTATAATAATATTATTTATACAAATAATACATAGTTAATCTTAGATTATCTCTTTTGAGATTTACCCCTTTACTTCTCCTGGAATTGCCAAATATTGGCTCCAAAGACCTTGATAACTGAATTAATAAATGAATTGGAATTTTTTCATTAAAACGAATTGGCCCTATCTTTTAATAGAAGTTGGGAGTCTTAAAGGATCCTTTAATGGTACAAGTGATTATTATATGTCACCTTTTCTCTGTAATTCAAACATCTTTTGCCTCATTTCGGGATTTGAATTTACAATTTCCATCATTTCCATGAACAAGTTTACTTCCTTAAGCATGCTTGGATTTTCTGCTGCTAGTTCAAAGAATTCTTTTCTCAATTCCTTACTATGTTTTTCCAACTCAAATATTTTTTCTTCTTTTAGAGGCATTCCACAACGGTAACAATACTCTGAAGTTGGCCCACAGTTTTC includes these proteins:
- a CDS encoding histidine kinase, coding for DDNLEYFAHLVDYIRNPLAIMSGFTQVEVENEKTRDRFLRQIDRIEELIKQLDQGWMDTEATRKFLRRYL